The following coding sequences are from one Melanotaenia boesemani isolate fMelBoe1 chromosome 17, fMelBoe1.pri, whole genome shotgun sequence window:
- the LOC121657099 gene encoding alpha-elapitoxin-Al2b-like: MGKVLFAIVASVASLILVESLTCNKCNFGLLGICLNQGTETCKTNTSICYTGKATFINVTSFSGFNSQGCTTSTAGCNTTTSSSLLGINYQSTITCCSTDKCNPVTISGAPSAKMTLSATIGAAILASVWGSMLQ; the protein is encoded by the exons ATGGGAAAGGTCCTCTTTGCTATCGTTGCATCCGTTGCGTCTTTGATTCTGG TGGAATCTCTGACATGCAACAAATGCAACTTTGGCTTGCTGGGTATTTGCCTAAACCAGGGTACTGAAACCTGCAAGACCAATACCAGCATCTGCTACACTGGAAAAGCAA ctttcATTAACGTTACAAGCTTTTCGGGCTTCAACTCCCAGGGTTGCACGACAAGCACTGCAGGCTGCAATACAACCACAAGCAGCAGCCTCTTGGGTATAAACTATCAGAGCACTATCACCTGCTGTTCCACAGACAAATGCAACCCTGTGACAATCAGCGGTGCCCCATCGGCCAAGATGACCCTCAGTGCAACCATTGGTGCAGCCATCCTGGCGTCTGTGTGGGGAAGCATGCTGCAGTAA